From Butyricimonas paravirosa, one genomic window encodes:
- a CDS encoding sugar-transfer associated ATP-grasp domain-containing protein encodes MGRKVGKIKVFLSFLRDVHKDSRKGYFFLLRDFIRLKKEKGISIEEYSNFKFESRGKKFRDSFLSGVEQRPCLNLLNPKKYYILARNKYLSHLILGANNIRKAELYCYYHPEGRVKNDHIACDYDSVLAILKSKNIHSCVIKSTETSHGDGVIVVNDIEYTDKDCILHLFDGRKVCLKDRLKEYEPLIFESKIYQTKQFDSFNSSSVNTIRFMTTLYPTGDVKIIAIWMKFGRAGVCVDNAGAGGNVDAGVDIKTGRIFNVTLFDEWRETRSITHHPDSGTLLEGVFIENWKQITDEIIQFQKSIPYLKAIGWDIAITPEGPLVVEFNDYWDRTGQLFLGYGWKKEIQDCYKQWKKLEDVGKVSYKMGRL; translated from the coding sequence ATGGGAAGAAAAGTGGGAAAAATAAAAGTATTTTTGTCTTTTTTGCGAGATGTTCATAAGGATTCTAGAAAGGGGTATTTCTTTTTATTGCGAGATTTTATACGATTAAAAAAAGAAAAAGGTATCAGTATAGAAGAGTATTCTAATTTCAAATTTGAAAGTCGAGGGAAAAAATTTCGAGATTCTTTTTTGTCGGGAGTCGAGCAGCGTCCTTGTTTGAATTTGTTAAATCCTAAAAAGTATTATATATTAGCTCGTAATAAATATCTATCTCATTTAATATTAGGGGCAAATAATATCAGGAAAGCGGAGTTGTATTGTTACTATCATCCGGAAGGAAGAGTAAAAAATGATCATATTGCTTGTGATTATGATTCCGTATTGGCAATATTGAAGTCTAAAAATATACATTCTTGTGTCATTAAGAGTACAGAAACATCTCATGGAGATGGAGTTATCGTTGTAAATGATATAGAGTATACAGATAAAGATTGTATCTTACATCTTTTTGATGGTCGTAAAGTTTGTTTGAAGGATAGATTGAAAGAATACGAGCCACTTATTTTTGAAAGTAAAATATATCAGACCAAACAGTTTGATTCATTTAACTCATCCTCTGTGAATACCATTCGCTTTATGACTACATTATATCCAACGGGAGATGTAAAGATTATTGCGATATGGATGAAGTTTGGTCGGGCGGGAGTTTGTGTTGATAATGCGGGTGCTGGTGGTAATGTTGATGCTGGGGTTGATATTAAAACTGGACGAATTTTTAATGTAACTCTTTTTGATGAGTGGAGAGAAACTCGGTCCATAACCCATCATCCTGATAGTGGTACTCTTTTGGAGGGGGTATTTATCGAAAATTGGAAGCAAATAACAGATGAAATTATTCAATTTCAGAAATCAATACCTTATTTGAAAGCCATTGGTTGGGATATCGCAATAACTCCGGAAGGACCTCTAGTTGTGGAGTTTAATGACTATTGGGATAGGACAGGGCAATTGTTTTTGGGGTATGGATGGAAAAAGGAAATTCAAGATTGTTATAAACAATGGAAGAAGTTGGAAGATGTAGGAAAGGTTTCTTATAAAATGGGGAGGTTATAA
- a CDS encoding NAD(P)-dependent oxidoreductase, protein MRIGIIKETKVPEDNRVALSPQEIVDLQQKFPDVEFVVQKSDIRVYSDEEYALKGIRLVDHVDDCDVLFGIKEADIESLIPNKHYFFFGHIAKMQPYNKPLLKRMMELNITFSDYEYLVDEKGYRLCAFGWWAGVVGVYNTLRAYGLRMRTFELPKPDKQFTLIRMQSEVKVVELPALKIIVTGNGRVSHGAQHFLDEVGIKQVSPREFLEQEFEFPVYTVAKLPDTVCRIDDESIFDREEFHSHPELYKSNFLRFAKVTDIFIPCHYWGPEDPIYLGKENLRNPEVKIKVIGDVTCDIMGSVQSTLRPSTHKDPFYDYNPCTEMEEIAFSSESNVTVMAVDTLPNALALDTSDYFGKALVKHVINDMLRGNTDESDVINRATILKNGKLTERFAYLRDYVYSE, encoded by the coding sequence ATGAGAATTGGTATTATTAAAGAAACAAAAGTTCCTGAAGACAATCGTGTGGCATTATCACCTCAAGAGATCGTTGATTTGCAGCAAAAGTTTCCTGATGTTGAATTTGTAGTACAAAAGAGTGATATTAGAGTGTATTCAGATGAAGAGTATGCTTTGAAAGGGATTAGGTTGGTTGATCATGTGGATGATTGTGATGTTCTTTTCGGGATAAAAGAAGCTGACATTGAATCTTTAATACCTAACAAGCATTATTTTTTCTTTGGTCATATAGCTAAAATGCAACCTTACAATAAGCCATTGTTGAAAAGAATGATGGAATTGAATATTACTTTTTCTGATTACGAATATTTGGTTGATGAAAAGGGATATAGATTGTGTGCTTTTGGTTGGTGGGCTGGTGTCGTTGGGGTATACAATACGTTGCGGGCTTACGGTTTGCGCATGAGGACGTTTGAATTACCCAAACCGGATAAACAATTCACCTTGATCAGGATGCAAAGTGAAGTGAAGGTTGTGGAGTTGCCTGCATTAAAAATTATTGTAACTGGTAATGGTCGGGTATCGCATGGGGCACAACACTTTTTGGATGAGGTTGGAATAAAGCAAGTTTCTCCACGAGAATTTTTAGAGCAGGAATTTGAGTTTCCCGTTTATACTGTGGCAAAGTTGCCTGATACGGTTTGTCGTATAGATGATGAATCTATTTTTGATCGAGAGGAATTTCATTCTCATCCGGAATTATATAAAAGTAATTTTTTACGTTTTGCTAAGGTTACCGATATATTTATTCCTTGCCATTATTGGGGACCTGAAGATCCGATTTATTTAGGGAAGGAGAATTTACGTAATCCGGAGGTAAAGATTAAAGTTATCGGAGATGTTACTTGTGATATCATGGGAAGTGTACAATCAACACTTCGTCCGTCGACACATAAAGACCCATTCTATGATTATAATCCTTGTACTGAAATGGAGGAAATTGCGTTTTCTTCTGAAAGTAATGTGACGGTAATGGCTGTTGATACATTGCCTAACGCATTGGCTTTAGACACGAGTGATTATTTTGGAAAAGCTCTCGTGAAGCATGTCATTAATGATATGTTACGTGGCAATACGGATGAGAGTGATGTGATAAATCGTGCCACGATTTTGAAGAATGGAAAGTTGACGGAACGATTTGCTTATTTGCGAGATTATGTATATTCTGAATGA